The following proteins come from a genomic window of Chloroflexota bacterium:
- a CDS encoding aspartate aminotransferase family protein — MVKELLDAYDVEDIKTMAAAHFWPHSRQAGDMSDETGVKLVVRGEGSYVQDAAGKQWFDLISGMWLKNAGHGRREIADAVYEQMLEISYTPGGSVSPVTARLAAKLAGISPDPGSRIYFTSGGAESVETALKMSRKYHKNNGEPGRFKFIARRGSYHGATFMNMTLGGGSVASGSDYGPLMPYSVNIAQPGEYRCRLCRGMSACDLECARDLEIAIQAEGPSTVAAFIAEPISISAGVHVPHPEYWPTIREICDKYGVLLICDEVITGFGRTGKWFATEHWGIKPDIFTVAKALTSGYLPIGAAVASKPVADAFIGDQSATFRHLITFGGNPPACAAGLANLEIMERENLVGNSARLGEYLFDKLQSMYEHPIIGDVRGGLGLLCSLEFVKDRATKEKIPADANLTQLASAEMNKEGILGRVMGDVMHLAPPLSTTRDELDELVEKVDRIIGAVEAQL; from the coding sequence ATGGTCAAAGAACTCTTGGACGCCTACGACGTAGAAGACATCAAGACCATGGCCGCGGCCCACTTCTGGCCGCACAGCCGACAGGCCGGCGACATGTCCGACGAGACCGGCGTCAAGCTCGTCGTCCGTGGCGAGGGCTCCTACGTGCAGGACGCCGCCGGAAAGCAGTGGTTCGACCTCATCTCCGGCATGTGGCTCAAGAACGCGGGCCACGGCCGCCGTGAGATCGCCGACGCCGTCTACGAGCAGATGCTCGAGATCTCCTACACCCCCGGCGGCTCCGTCTCCCCCGTCACTGCGCGTCTCGCCGCCAAGCTCGCCGGCATCTCGCCCGACCCGGGTTCGCGCATCTACTTCACCAGCGGCGGCGCCGAGTCTGTCGAGACCGCCCTCAAGATGTCCCGCAAATACCACAAGAACAACGGCGAGCCCGGCCGCTTCAAGTTCATCGCCCGCCGCGGCTCCTACCACGGCGCCACGTTCATGAACATGACCCTCGGCGGCGGCAGCGTCGCCTCCGGCTCCGACTACGGTCCCCTCATGCCCTACTCCGTCAACATCGCCCAGCCCGGCGAGTACCGCTGCCGCCTCTGCCGCGGCATGAGCGCCTGCGACCTCGAGTGCGCCCGCGACCTCGAAATCGCCATCCAGGCCGAAGGCCCGTCCACGGTCGCCGCCTTCATCGCCGAGCCCATCTCCATCTCGGCCGGCGTCCATGTCCCGCACCCCGAGTACTGGCCCACCATCCGCGAGATCTGCGACAAGTACGGCGTCCTCCTCATCTGCGATGAGGTCATCACCGGCTTCGGCCGCACCGGCAAATGGTTCGCCACTGAGCACTGGGGCATCAAGCCCGACATCTTCACCGTCGCCAAGGCCCTCACCAGCGGCTACCTCCCCATCGGCGCCGCCGTCGCCAGCAAGCCCGTCGCCGACGCCTTCATCGGCGACCAGTCCGCCACCTTCCGCCACCTCATCACCTTCGGCGGCAACCCGCCCGCCTGCGCCGCCGGCCTCGCAAACCTCGAGATCATGGAGCGCGAGAACCTCGTCGGCAACTCGGCCCGCCTCGGCGAGTACCTCTTCGACAAGCTCCAGTCCATGTACGAGCATCCCATCATCGGCGACGTCCGCGGTGGCCTCGGCCTCCTCTGCTCGCTTGAGTTCGTGAAAGACCGCGCCACGAAGGAGAAGATCCCCGCCGATGCCAACCTCACGCAACTCGCCTCCGCCGAGATGAACAAGGAAGGCATCCTTGGCCGCGTCATGGGCGACGTCATGCACCTCGCCCCGCCCCTGAGCACCACCCGAGACGAGCTCGACGAGCTTGTCGAAAAGGTCGACCGCATCATCGGCGCAGTGGAGGCCCAGCTCTAG
- a CDS encoding thermonuclease family protein has protein sequence MRPQRNRRPAERVRVINIVDGDTVDVVPAGTRRRGEATRVRLWGIDAPESDQPLGPQATRALNDLLRNGRGVLRMETFAYDRYARAIGLLYYEQDGRGRSVNRTMVQQGYAYSIRIRQGQGMRQALGLEAAEVEAQQRRLGVWGLAGGDRELPWAYRSRQRQAGQGCLLPIGVTVALILSMLTAAWTLID, from the coding sequence GTGCGGCCTCAGCGCAACAGACGCCCTGCGGAACGCGTCCGGGTGATCAACATCGTCGACGGTGACACGGTCGACGTCGTCCCTGCTGGCACCCGCCGCCGTGGTGAGGCTACCCGCGTCCGCCTCTGGGGCATCGACGCCCCCGAGTCGGACCAGCCCCTTGGCCCACAGGCCACCCGCGCCCTCAACGACCTCCTTCGCAACGGTCGCGGCGTCCTCCGTATGGAGACTTTCGCTTATGACCGCTATGCCCGGGCCATTGGGCTGCTCTACTATGAACAGGACGGCCGTGGCAGGTCTGTCAACCGCACCATGGTGCAGCAGGGCTATGCCTACAGCATCCGCATTCGTCAGGGCCAAGGAATGCGTCAGGCGCTGGGCCTTGAGGCCGCCGAGGTGGAGGCCCAGCAGCGGCGACTTGGGGTCTGGGGGCTGGCTGGCGGCGACCGCGAGCTCCCGTGGGCCTACCGCTCTCGCCAACGTCAGGCCGGCCAAGGGTGTCTCCTTCCCATCGGAGTAACGGTCGCCCTGATCCTCTCAATGCTCACTGCTGCCTGGACATTAATCGACTAG
- the ahcY gene encoding adenosylhomocysteinase has protein sequence MTQSTNAGAPVFAGEQVFSDLPFKVADMSPDTVRFGRKEIELAEYEMPGLMSIREEYAGQQPLKGARITGSLHMTIQTAVLIETLTALGAEVRWASCNIFSTQDHAAAAVVVGPGGAPDDPQGTPVYAWKGESLEEYWWCLLQTLRFEGGKGPTLIVDDGGDATLAVHLGHKYANAGKVDDPGPDASPDEKFLHVLLGLVHGAAPDFFRRVSSEIRGVSEETTTGVHRLYDMQKAGTLLFPAINVNDSVTKSKFDNLYGTRHSLVDAIMRATDVLLSGKKALVCGFGDVGKGSAQALRGQQARVAITEIDPICSLQACMLGHDVITVEDAIEQDYDIYVTATGCTDIITADHMRRMKHNAIVCNIGHFDDEIDMAGLERMRRNEEVEKIEIKPQVHEWKFKETGRSIIVLGEGRLVNLANATGHPSFVMSNSFSNQVIAQLELQAHAESYGKTVTTLPKHLDEKVARLHLARFGAHLTELTPRQSDYLGVPKDGPFKPDHYRY, from the coding sequence ATGACGCAGTCCACCAACGCCGGTGCGCCCGTCTTTGCCGGGGAGCAGGTCTTCTCCGACCTCCCCTTCAAGGTGGCGGACATGTCTCCGGACACCGTGCGCTTCGGCCGCAAGGAGATCGAGCTCGCCGAATACGAGATGCCCGGCCTCATGTCCATCCGTGAAGAGTACGCCGGGCAGCAGCCCCTCAAGGGCGCCCGCATCACCGGCTCGCTCCACATGACCATCCAGACCGCCGTTCTCATCGAGACCCTGACGGCCCTCGGCGCCGAGGTCCGCTGGGCGTCCTGTAACATCTTCTCGACGCAGGATCACGCCGCCGCCGCCGTCGTCGTCGGCCCCGGCGGCGCCCCCGACGACCCGCAGGGCACGCCCGTCTACGCTTGGAAGGGCGAGAGCCTTGAGGAGTACTGGTGGTGCTTGCTGCAGACCCTCCGCTTCGAGGGCGGCAAGGGCCCCACCCTCATCGTCGACGACGGCGGCGACGCCACCCTCGCCGTCCACCTCGGCCACAAATACGCCAACGCCGGTAAGGTCGACGACCCCGGTCCCGACGCCTCGCCCGACGAGAAGTTCCTCCACGTCCTCCTCGGCCTCGTCCACGGCGCCGCCCCGGACTTTTTCCGCCGCGTCTCCAGCGAGATCCGCGGCGTGTCGGAGGAGACCACCACCGGTGTCCACCGCCTCTACGACATGCAAAAGGCGGGTACCCTCCTCTTCCCCGCCATCAACGTCAACGACTCCGTGACCAAGAGCAAGTTCGACAACCTCTACGGCACCCGCCACAGCCTCGTCGACGCCATCATGCGCGCCACGGACGTGCTGCTCTCCGGCAAGAAGGCCCTCGTCTGCGGCTTCGGCGACGTCGGCAAGGGCAGCGCCCAGGCCCTTCGCGGCCAGCAGGCCCGCGTCGCCATCACGGAGATTGACCCCATCTGCTCCCTGCAGGCCTGCATGCTCGGCCACGACGTCATCACTGTCGAGGACGCCATCGAGCAGGACTACGATATCTACGTCACCGCCACCGGCTGCACCGACATCATCACCGCCGACCACATGCGCCGCATGAAGCACAACGCCATCGTCTGCAACATCGGTCACTTCGACGATGAGATCGACATGGCCGGCCTCGAGCGCATGCGCCGCAATGAGGAGGTCGAGAAGATCGAGATCAAGCCCCAGGTGCATGAGTGGAAGTTCAAGGAGACCGGCCGCAGCATCATCGTGCTCGGTGAGGGCCGTCTCGTGAACCTCGCCAACGCCACCGGGCACCCCAGCTTCGTGATGAGCAACTCCTTCAGCAACCAGGTCATCGCCCAGCTCGAGCTGCAGGCCCACGCCGAGTCCTATGGCAAGACCGTCACCACCCTCCCCAAGCACCTGGACGAGAAGGTCGCCCGTCTCCACCTCGCCCGCTTCGGCGCCCACCTTACCGAGCTCACCCCCCGCCAGTCCGACTACTTGGGCGTCCCCAAAGACGGCCCCTTCAAGCCAGACCACTACCGCTACTAA